A portion of the Roseibium salinum genome contains these proteins:
- a CDS encoding acyl-CoA dehydrogenase family protein, with protein sequence MAPSEAETDLGTHRVENQPPLRGDIDLFGSDPVLRDHLIGLGDTERHELAEYARLIGTQEMRGAAREANRYLPELQQFDRGGRRLDEVRFHPAYHRFMAVSCAAGYSAVAWEERPHGHLAHAAMVYLASQVEPGHCCPLTMTYAAIPALAVTSDPVIGAWREKLLSRSYDPSVRPVAEKTGATLGMALTEKQGGSDVRANTTRAERDGDHWRLTGHKWFCSAPMSDGFLTLAQTAKGLTCFLVPRWLEGERNAIRLVRLKDKLGNRSNASAEIEYERALAFQIGEEGRGVATIIEMVHHTRLDTAMAPAGLMRAALSEAHHWVTHRTAFQKRLIDQPLMRTVLADLALDLEGSLALGLHMARATDGKRPEDRAFARIGVALAKYLSNKLCPQVVVEAMEVLGGSGYVEESTLPLLYREAPLNGIWEGSGNIICLDALRTLAKQPLSNDGLTEELEAGAEFYPGYRAALENYRQAWPRLPDESLARAFIEHTALLLTASVLVRTAPAEIAEAFILTRLSGQRGRTPGAAVGLNAASVLSRLSS encoded by the coding sequence ATGGCTCCGAGCGAAGCGGAAACCGATCTTGGCACCCACCGGGTCGAGAACCAGCCTCCCCTGCGCGGCGATATCGATCTGTTTGGCAGTGACCCCGTGCTTCGGGATCATCTCATCGGCCTGGGCGACACCGAACGGCATGAGCTGGCGGAATATGCCCGGTTGATCGGCACACAAGAGATGCGCGGCGCGGCGCGCGAGGCGAACCGCTACCTGCCGGAACTCCAGCAGTTCGACCGTGGTGGACGGCGGCTGGACGAGGTCCGTTTTCACCCCGCCTATCATCGCTTCATGGCGGTTTCCTGTGCGGCGGGCTATTCGGCAGTTGCGTGGGAAGAGCGGCCGCACGGCCATCTGGCACATGCCGCCATGGTCTATCTGGCAAGCCAGGTCGAACCCGGCCACTGCTGTCCGTTGACGATGACCTATGCCGCCATTCCCGCACTGGCGGTGACGAGCGATCCGGTGATCGGCGCATGGCGGGAAAAGCTGCTCTCGCGCAGCTACGACCCGTCCGTGCGCCCGGTCGCGGAGAAGACCGGCGCGACGCTCGGCATGGCGCTCACCGAAAAACAGGGCGGCTCGGATGTCAGGGCCAACACCACCCGGGCCGAACGGGACGGCGATCACTGGCGGCTGACGGGACACAAGTGGTTCTGCTCCGCGCCGATGTCGGACGGCTTCCTGACGCTGGCCCAGACCGCCAAGGGGCTGACCTGCTTCCTCGTGCCCCGCTGGTTGGAGGGGGAGCGCAACGCCATTCGTCTCGTGCGCCTCAAGGACAAGCTGGGAAACCGTTCGAACGCCTCTGCGGAAATCGAATACGAGCGCGCGCTGGCCTTCCAGATCGGCGAAGAAGGGCGGGGCGTGGCGACGATCATCGAAATGGTCCACCACACGCGGCTGGACACGGCGATGGCGCCGGCCGGCCTCATGCGCGCGGCCCTGTCCGAGGCGCACCACTGGGTGACGCACCGGACGGCCTTCCAGAAGCGGCTGATCGATCAGCCGCTGATGCGCACAGTGCTGGCGGATCTCGCCCTCGACCTGGAAGGCAGCCTCGCGCTCGGGCTGCATATGGCGCGGGCGACCGACGGCAAGCGGCCCGAAGACCGGGCGTTCGCGCGCATCGGTGTCGCCTTGGCGAAGTATCTCTCCAACAAGCTCTGTCCCCAGGTTGTGGTGGAGGCAATGGAGGTTCTCGGCGGGAGCGGCTATGTGGAGGAAAGCACCCTGCCCCTCCTCTATCGCGAGGCGCCGCTGAACGGCATATGGGAGGGCTCGGGCAACATCATATGCCTGGATGCGCTCAGGACGCTGGCAAAGCAGCCGCTTTCAAACGACGGCCTGACCGAGGAGCTGGAGGCCGGCGCCGAGTTCTATCCCGGATACAGGGCCGCATTGGAGAACTACCGGCAGGCCTGGCCCCGTTTGCCCGATGAGAGCCTGGCGCGTGCCTTCATCGAACATACGGCCCTGCTTCTCACCGCATCGGTCCTCGTGCGCACCGCGCCGGCGGAGATTGCCGAAGCCTTCATCCTGACCCGCCTGTCAGGGCAGAGAGGCCGCACGCCTGGAGCCGCCGTCGGGTTGAACGCGGCAAGCGTGCTGTCGAGGCTGTCTTCGTGA
- a CDS encoding class I SAM-dependent methyltransferase produces the protein MSSATEGVKQYQDSRKLAARARLHGEYTVAETPWFPWIAGQLPLKPGDRVLDIGCGPGWFWQAVAATLPEGLDLTLADTSDGMVEEALERCRPLPFGSVAGRQADVSELPFDDGSFDAVIAMHMLYHAADPAAGIAEIYRVLKPGGTLAVTTNGAGNLRELYELTTVFGGTPTEPVAAVFGFDTAERLMQAQFGNVTGSRHPAVLRITDPEDVFLALTSYPPGENADEAQQKAFRKATDRAFQLGNGTLETRKEMGLFLSRKTR, from the coding sequence ATGTCATCGGCAACCGAAGGTGTCAAGCAGTATCAGGACAGCCGGAAGCTCGCTGCACGGGCGCGCCTGCACGGCGAATACACGGTTGCCGAGACGCCCTGGTTTCCATGGATAGCCGGTCAGTTGCCGCTCAAGCCAGGGGACCGTGTTCTCGACATCGGCTGTGGTCCGGGCTGGTTCTGGCAGGCGGTCGCCGCAACACTGCCGGAAGGTCTTGACCTGACGCTCGCCGATACCTCGGATGGCATGGTCGAGGAAGCCCTTGAACGCTGCAGGCCCCTGCCGTTCGGTTCCGTTGCGGGCCGGCAGGCGGACGTCTCGGAGTTGCCTTTTGACGACGGCAGTTTTGACGCCGTCATTGCGATGCACATGCTCTATCACGCGGCTGACCCGGCCGCCGGCATCGCCGAAATCTACCGTGTCCTCAAGCCCGGCGGCACGCTTGCGGTCACCACAAACGGTGCCGGCAATCTGCGCGAGCTCTACGAACTGACCACCGTCTTTGGCGGCACCCCGACAGAGCCCGTTGCCGCCGTCTTCGGCTTCGACACGGCCGAACGGCTGATGCAGGCGCAGTTCGGCAATGTCACCGGCTCCCGGCATCCGGCGGTGTTGCGGATCACCGATCCCGAAGACGTCTTTCTTGCCCTCACCTCCTATCCTCCCGGCGAAAACGCCGACGAGGCGCAGCAAAAGGCCTTCCGCAAGGCCACTGACCGCGCCTTCCAGTTAGGCAACGGCACCCTTGAAACCCGGAAGGAGATGGGGCTGTTCCTCAGCAGGAAGACGCGTTAA
- a CDS encoding alpha/beta fold hydrolase, with product MLELNERFSYDGQSVAWGSLGEGDPIILIHGFPWSAQAWRSIAPWLARTHKVYYFDMIGCGLSEKNEGQNVTESVQSDLLEALVGHWGLERPQVVGHDFGGLAALRGHFVNGIDYGKLHLIDPVAVLPSGSPFYAHVARHEAAFAGLPDYAHEALFRAYIQAAAHYPLREEAIRIYFEPWSGDAGKAAFYRQIAHADTANIEAAQKRYAPTDFDIHLTWGMRDTFIPPERGRQLQELLRAKSFTPIENAAHFVHEDAPAALLGSLLQSI from the coding sequence ATGCTGGAACTGAACGAACGATTTTCCTACGACGGCCAGTCGGTCGCCTGGGGCTCCCTGGGCGAAGGCGACCCCATCATTCTGATACACGGCTTTCCCTGGTCCGCGCAGGCCTGGCGCTCGATCGCTCCCTGGCTCGCAAGGACGCACAAGGTCTACTATTTCGACATGATCGGCTGCGGACTGTCGGAGAAGAACGAGGGACAGAACGTCACGGAGTCGGTACAGAGCGATCTTCTGGAAGCGCTCGTCGGCCACTGGGGCCTGGAGCGCCCGCAGGTCGTCGGTCACGATTTCGGCGGGCTTGCCGCCCTGCGCGGCCATTTCGTCAACGGCATCGACTACGGCAAGCTCCACCTGATCGATCCCGTCGCGGTCCTGCCGTCAGGCTCACCCTTCTACGCGCATGTCGCCCGGCACGAGGCCGCCTTCGCCGGCTTGCCTGACTACGCCCATGAAGCACTCTTTCGCGCCTACATTCAGGCTGCCGCACACTACCCGCTGCGCGAGGAAGCGATCCGGATCTATTTCGAACCGTGGTCCGGCGATGCCGGCAAGGCGGCCTTCTACCGGCAGATAGCCCATGCCGACACGGCCAACATCGAAGCGGCCCAGAAACGGTATGCGCCGACCGATTTCGACATTCACCTGACATGGGGCATGCGCGACACATTCATTCCGCCCGAACGCGGGCGGCAATTGCAGGAGCTGTTGCGGGCAAAGAGCTTCACGCCGATCGAGAATGCCGCCCACTTCGTCCACGAGGACGCCCCCGCCGCCCTTCTCGGCTCGTTGCTGCAGAGCATCTGA
- a CDS encoding MFS transporter, protein MMDLLRDRRAVALLLAASLTILSNATISPALPGIEARFSGTPDAALLTRLLVTAPALMVALCAPIAGMAADRFGRRRLLLAGVLLFSLAGSAGMVLPDLHLILASRLVLGIAVAFVMTSQAALVGDLFQGAARGRFMGYQMAATNFGGFVFVAFAGWLAGFDVFLVFALYAVGLLYLPFLWRAFPAERPAADNPAEGLTSDDGGADTWIPQLTFLAALAGGTFVIFYMVPTQVPFYLNQIGHTDPAASGAVIAAVPLAAGCAAFVFGPLRKRLGRGGAPALGFLVMAAGFWLLQSAMTLPALTVAVGLIGGGFGWVMPGFITSALDVAPAGRRGLASGAITTSIFLGQFASPIAVQPLVETLGYVETYRITALVLVGLSAIAAIGLRPPRSSTVRFAE, encoded by the coding sequence ATGATGGACCTCTTACGCGACCGGAGGGCTGTCGCTCTCTTGCTGGCGGCGTCGCTGACGATCCTGTCGAACGCCACGATCAGTCCCGCCCTGCCGGGCATCGAGGCGCGTTTTTCGGGCACCCCTGACGCCGCGCTGCTCACCCGGCTGCTGGTCACCGCTCCGGCCCTGATGGTCGCGCTCTGCGCGCCCATCGCCGGTATGGCGGCTGATCGCTTCGGGCGCCGGCGCCTTCTGCTTGCCGGCGTGTTGCTGTTCTCCCTGGCGGGAAGCGCGGGAATGGTGCTGCCCGACCTGCATCTGATATTGGCCAGCCGCCTGGTCCTCGGCATCGCCGTGGCGTTCGTGATGACGTCCCAGGCCGCACTGGTCGGCGATCTCTTCCAAGGCGCGGCGCGTGGCCGCTTCATGGGCTACCAGATGGCGGCAACGAATTTCGGCGGTTTCGTTTTTGTCGCCTTTGCCGGCTGGCTGGCGGGGTTCGACGTCTTTCTGGTCTTCGCGCTCTATGCCGTCGGGCTCCTCTACCTGCCCTTCCTGTGGCGCGCCTTTCCTGCGGAGCGGCCGGCCGCCGACAACCCGGCGGAAGGGCTAACCAGCGACGACGGAGGTGCCGACACGTGGATCCCGCAGCTGACATTCCTCGCGGCACTGGCCGGTGGCACCTTCGTGATTTTCTACATGGTGCCGACGCAGGTCCCGTTCTATCTGAACCAGATCGGCCATACCGATCCCGCCGCGTCAGGTGCCGTCATCGCCGCCGTCCCGCTGGCCGCCGGCTGCGCGGCATTCGTGTTCGGGCCCCTGCGCAAGCGCTTGGGACGGGGCGGCGCACCGGCCCTGGGGTTTCTCGTCATGGCGGCCGGTTTCTGGCTGTTGCAGAGCGCGATGACGCTTCCGGCCCTCACTGTCGCGGTCGGATTGATCGGCGGCGGTTTCGGATGGGTCATGCCGGGTTTCATCACTTCGGCCCTGGACGTGGCACCGGCCGGCCGGCGCGGTCTCGCCAGCGGTGCCATTACCACGAGCATCTTTCTCGGCCAGTTTGCCTCCCCGATCGCCGTCCAGCCCCTGGTGGAAACCCTTGGATACGTCGAGACCTACCGGATCACGGCGCTGGTTCTCGTCGGCCTGTCGGCGATCGCGGCCATCGGCCTGAGGCCCCCCAGGAGCAGTACCGTTCGCTTTGCCGAGTGA
- a CDS encoding ArsR/SmtB family transcription factor, with amino-acid sequence MANREDQVKALANETRIEILRLLDEPIKHFGGQKSADPVTTGVCVQLIAEHFGVSQPTMSRHIELLRRAGLITTKRQQKWTYCSRNEAALADYASWLRQSLNIKDADVTDISARK; translated from the coding sequence ATGGCGAACAGAGAAGATCAAGTCAAGGCATTGGCCAACGAAACCCGGATAGAAATTTTGCGTCTGCTCGACGAGCCGATAAAGCATTTTGGCGGACAGAAGTCGGCGGACCCGGTGACGACGGGTGTGTGTGTGCAGCTCATCGCCGAACATTTCGGCGTCAGTCAGCCGACCATGAGCCGGCATATCGAGCTGCTCAGGCGGGCGGGGCTGATCACGACGAAGCGTCAGCAGAAATGGACCTATTGTTCGCGCAACGAAGCAGCGCTTGCCGACTATGCAAGCTGGCTGAGACAGTCGCTCAACATCAAGGACGCTGATGTAACGGATATCTCGGCCAGGAAATGA